The proteins below are encoded in one region of Paenisporosarcina cavernae:
- a CDS encoding glutamate-1-semialdehyde 2,1-aminomutase, which produces MIHSQSEKLHAEALEHIVGGVNSPSRSYKAVGGGSPVVMERAQGAYFWDVDGNKYIDYLAAYGPIITGHAHPHITKAITKAAETGVLYGTPTPHEVTFAKMLKEAIPSLDKVRFVNSGTEAVMTTIRVARAYTGRTKVMKFAGCYHGHSDLVLVAAGSGPATLGTPDSAGVPKSIAEEVITVPFNNPEAFREAVEKWGAELACILIEPIVGNFGIVEPNEGFLALVHELATEYGFLTIYDEVITAFRFHYGAASTLLGFTPDLTAMGKIIGGGLPIGAYGGKKEIMNTVAPLGPAYQAGTMAGNPASILSGIACLEVLAEKDVYNELDRLGRMLEEGIVAAANKYGITITTNRLKGALTIYFTDVKVENYEQAEASNGELFATFFRLMLEQGINLAPSKYEAWFITTAHTEEDIKQSIQAVEHAFEAMSV; this is translated from the coding sequence ATGATTCATTCACAATCAGAAAAATTACACGCAGAAGCTCTTGAACATATAGTTGGTGGAGTAAACAGTCCGTCTCGATCGTATAAAGCAGTAGGTGGAGGATCGCCAGTTGTCATGGAACGTGCTCAAGGTGCTTACTTTTGGGACGTTGATGGCAATAAATACATCGATTATTTAGCTGCATATGGTCCAATTATTACAGGGCATGCACATCCTCATATTACAAAAGCAATTACGAAAGCCGCAGAAACAGGAGTACTTTATGGAACACCTACCCCTCACGAAGTGACTTTTGCAAAGATGTTAAAGGAAGCAATTCCATCTCTGGATAAAGTACGCTTTGTCAATTCAGGAACAGAAGCTGTTATGACGACCATTCGGGTAGCTCGTGCTTACACGGGAAGAACAAAGGTCATGAAATTTGCAGGATGTTATCACGGACATTCTGATTTGGTGCTAGTCGCTGCAGGCTCTGGTCCAGCAACACTAGGAACACCGGATTCTGCAGGTGTTCCAAAATCCATTGCAGAAGAAGTAATCACAGTTCCGTTTAATAACCCGGAAGCATTTCGTGAGGCAGTGGAAAAATGGGGCGCAGAACTTGCATGTATCTTAATCGAACCGATTGTCGGGAACTTTGGCATTGTAGAGCCAAATGAAGGATTTTTAGCATTAGTACATGAATTGGCAACAGAATATGGATTCTTAACAATATACGATGAAGTAATTACGGCATTTCGATTCCATTACGGTGCCGCTTCCACGTTACTTGGTTTTACACCAGACTTAACAGCAATGGGGAAAATTATAGGTGGTGGATTACCTATTGGAGCGTATGGTGGTAAAAAAGAAATTATGAATACCGTCGCACCACTTGGACCAGCGTATCAAGCGGGAACAATGGCAGGCAATCCAGCGTCCATTCTTTCCGGTATTGCTTGTTTAGAAGTATTAGCGGAAAAAGACGTTTACAATGAATTGGATCGTTTAGGTAGGATGCTAGAAGAAGGAATAGTAGCTGCTGCGAATAAATATGGAATAACCATAACCACTAATCGCTTAAAAGGAGCTTTAACGATTTACTTTACAGATGTAAAGGTAGAAAATTACGAGCAAGCAGAAGCCAGTAACGGGGAATTGTTTGCGACATTTTTCCGTTTGATGTTAGAACAAGGAATCAATCTAGCTCCTTCTAAATACGAAGCATGGTTTATCACAACTGCACACACGGAGGAAGATATAAAGCAGTCTATACAAGCAGTAGAACACGCTTTCGAAGCAATGTCCGTGTAA
- a CDS encoding aromatic acid exporter family protein, giving the protein MKLGARILKTGVAIVFALFLADLLHLPSPVFAGIAAIFALQPSIYRSYLTIIEQIQSNLIGAIVAVLFATIFGHNYVAIGLAAVITIAIMLKLKLEKSVSLALVTIIAIMEIQGDNFQEFSLLRFATIVVGVLAAFLVNLIFMPPKYETRLYQTIQLTQDELIRWTRLAARQASDHQATKQTLELIRDKLVKLDQIYLFYKEERNYLTREKRSKARKLVVYRQMIAVTNKSWDLLKRFHLHENELSHLPPDFREMLQSRVDGLLAYNEQLLLKYTGKLKPEHTGVTSESSRLNKQEVMDFFAKKLTEKSSEDSLGSYHLLHLISSILDYEEQLEHLDTLIVSHQNYHGEEIQLKLEDTF; this is encoded by the coding sequence ATGAAATTAGGAGCAAGAATTCTTAAAACAGGAGTAGCGATTGTTTTTGCATTATTTCTAGCTGATTTGTTGCATTTGCCTTCTCCTGTTTTTGCAGGAATTGCTGCAATCTTTGCGTTACAACCATCTATCTATCGTTCCTATTTAACGATTATTGAACAAATTCAGTCCAACTTAATCGGGGCGATAGTAGCGGTCCTGTTCGCGACAATTTTTGGGCATAACTACGTTGCAATAGGATTAGCAGCCGTTATTACGATCGCGATTATGTTGAAACTCAAGTTAGAAAAATCCGTGTCTCTAGCACTCGTTACGATTATTGCGATCATGGAAATACAAGGTGATAACTTCCAAGAATTTTCATTGCTACGATTTGCAACCATCGTCGTAGGTGTACTGGCAGCTTTTTTGGTGAATTTAATTTTCATGCCGCCGAAATATGAAACGCGATTGTATCAAACGATTCAACTCACCCAAGATGAACTAATTCGTTGGACAAGACTCGCCGCGCGACAAGCATCCGATCATCAAGCAACGAAACAAACGTTGGAGCTGATTCGGGATAAACTCGTCAAGCTTGATCAAATTTATTTATTTTATAAAGAAGAGCGTAACTATTTAACACGTGAAAAACGTTCGAAAGCTCGAAAATTAGTCGTGTATCGTCAAATGATTGCTGTTACGAATAAATCCTGGGATTTGCTCAAGAGATTTCATTTACATGAAAACGAATTAAGTCATTTACCCCCCGATTTTCGAGAAATGCTACAATCGCGAGTGGATGGCCTGTTAGCGTATAACGAACAGCTTTTGCTTAAATACACTGGGAAGTTAAAACCTGAACATACCGGTGTAACTAGCGAGAGCAGTCGTTTAAACAAACAAGAAGTAATGGACTTTTTCGCGAAAAAGTTGACCGAAAAAAGCTCAGAAGATTCTCTTGGTTCATACCACCTCTTGCACCTAATTTCTTCGATACTCGATTACGAAGAACAACTCGAACATCTAGATACACTCATTGTTTCTCACCAGAATTACCATGGAGAGGAAATTCAGTTAAAACTAGAAGATACATTTTAA
- the nikC gene encoding nickel transporter permease, with protein sequence MSELAPKANVAVKKEREAGPWREAWRSFKKSKVALVGAGIVIFFILLAIFAPWIAPQGINEQNMSIRLQAPSAEHWLGTDDFGRDILSRIIHGARISLWVGFFSVIGSVIVGSTLGIIAGYYGRWVDAIISRIFDIMLAFPSILLAIAVVSVLGPSLQNALIAIAIINIPNFGRLIRSKVLSIKEEEYITSAKAIGMKDFRILFSHILPNSMAPVIVQGTLAIATAIIEAAALGFLGLGAQAPTPEWGKMLADARQYLINAPWTMIFPGLAIMLTVLGFNLMGDGLRDALDPKMKS encoded by the coding sequence ATGTCTGAATTAGCGCCAAAAGCAAACGTTGCAGTAAAAAAAGAACGCGAAGCAGGACCATGGAGGGAAGCTTGGCGAAGCTTCAAAAAAAGCAAAGTAGCTCTTGTTGGAGCTGGAATCGTCATCTTCTTTATCTTACTTGCCATTTTCGCACCGTGGATTGCACCACAAGGGATTAACGAACAAAATATGAGCATACGCTTACAAGCTCCATCAGCGGAACATTGGCTAGGAACGGATGATTTCGGTCGAGATATTCTTTCCCGAATTATTCATGGAGCTCGTATATCATTATGGGTTGGTTTCTTTTCTGTTATTGGATCCGTTATCGTAGGAAGTACACTCGGTATCATTGCAGGGTACTATGGTCGCTGGGTAGATGCCATTATCTCTCGTATTTTTGATATCATGCTTGCTTTTCCAAGTATTCTACTTGCGATTGCAGTTGTATCAGTATTAGGACCTTCTCTTCAAAATGCATTAATCGCGATTGCCATTATCAATATTCCTAACTTCGGTCGACTTATTCGATCCAAAGTATTGAGTATTAAAGAAGAAGAATACATTACTTCTGCAAAAGCAATTGGAATGAAAGACTTCCGGATTTTATTCTCACATATCCTCCCGAACTCGATGGCACCCGTCATTGTTCAGGGAACATTAGCAATTGCCACTGCAATTATTGAAGCTGCAGCACTCGGCTTCCTAGGACTTGGAGCACAAGCGCCTACACCTGAGTGGGGGAAAATGCTGGCAGATGCTAGACAATATCTAATCAACGCACCATGGACTATGATCTTCCCAGGATTAGCAATCATGCTGACCGTATTAGGATTTAACTTAATGGGTGATGGCTTGCGTGATGCACTTGATCCAAAAATGAAAAGCTAA
- a CDS encoding ABC transporter permease, protein MLHYIGRRLLQLIPVLLGMTFVVFMIIRAIPGDPAQVILGQQATKEAIESLRAKLGLDNPWYVQYFDYLKGLFTGDLGESLRTKVPVQDEIWQYLSATLELSLFAIIIAVIIGVNAGIISAWFQNSWFDYTAMILALVGVSMPIFWLGLMLQWVFGIQLDILPTTGREEVRDPVQAVTGLYVIDIFMTGRLDQLGTVLKHLVLPGIALATIPMAIIARMTRSSMLEVMRSDYVRTARAKGQKMFWVVYKHALKNAIIPVLTVIGLQMGLLLGGAILTETIFGWPGIGRYIYEAINFRDYPVIQSGILVVAFIFVMINLLIDLLYSLIDPRIKYD, encoded by the coding sequence ATGCTTCACTATATTGGAAGAAGACTCTTACAATTAATCCCAGTTTTGCTGGGCATGACATTTGTCGTTTTCATGATCATTCGGGCGATACCTGGAGATCCTGCACAAGTAATTTTGGGGCAGCAGGCGACGAAAGAAGCGATCGAATCATTACGAGCAAAGCTCGGATTAGATAATCCTTGGTATGTTCAATATTTTGATTATTTAAAGGGATTATTCACAGGGGATTTAGGGGAGTCTCTCCGGACAAAAGTTCCAGTGCAGGATGAAATTTGGCAGTATTTATCTGCTACATTAGAGCTTTCCTTATTCGCCATTATTATCGCAGTTATTATTGGGGTGAATGCCGGTATTATTTCTGCTTGGTTCCAAAATTCTTGGTTTGATTACACGGCGATGATTCTAGCGCTTGTCGGCGTTTCCATGCCGATCTTCTGGCTAGGTCTCATGCTGCAATGGGTATTTGGAATTCAATTAGATATTTTACCAACTACAGGTCGAGAAGAAGTTCGAGATCCCGTTCAAGCCGTCACGGGACTTTATGTGATCGACATCTTTATGACTGGTAGGCTTGACCAGTTAGGTACTGTGTTGAAACATTTAGTATTACCTGGAATTGCACTTGCTACGATTCCGATGGCAATCATTGCTCGTATGACACGTTCAAGTATGTTAGAAGTGATGCGTTCTGATTACGTTCGTACAGCACGGGCAAAAGGACAAAAAATGTTTTGGGTTGTCTACAAACACGCGTTGAAAAATGCCATTATCCCAGTGTTAACCGTCATTGGATTACAAATGGGATTATTACTTGGTGGTGCGATTTTAACGGAAACCATTTTCGGATGGCCAGGTATCGGTCGTTATATTTATGAGGCAATTAACTTCCGAGACTACCCAGTTATTCAATCTGGTATTTTAGTCGTCGCATTTATCTTCGTAATGATTAACTTGCTTATTGATTTACTTTACAGCTTAATTGATCCACGTATTAAATATGATTAA